From Streptomyces sp. SCSIO 75703:
CGCCCGCGGCCCCGTCGTCGAGGACGAACAGTGCCGTGTCCAGATGGTAGAAGTACGGGTCCACCAGGGTCAGCGAGACCACCGGCACCCCGAAGTGCTCCTGCACCTCCCGGTGGGCCTCCCGGGTGGTGCGGAAACCGGTGCCGGCGAGGATCCAGCGGCCCGCCGGCACGAGGTCGCCCTCGCCCTCGCAGACCGACTCGGGATGGTGGACCTCGAAGCCGGCCCCCTTGAACCAGGTCTCGTAGGGGGCGGACTCGGGGCGGCGCTCGGGCGCGTGGAAGAGGGAGCCGAAGACCCGCCCCTCCACCACCAGCGCCGAGTTGGCGGCGAAGACCATGTCCGGCAGGCCGGGCACGGGTGCCACCGTGTCGACGGTGTGGCCGTGGGACTCGTAGGTCTCGACCAGCGCCCGCCACTGGGCCCGCGCGAGGCCGGTGTCGACGGGGGCGTCGGGACGCATCCACGGGTTGATCGCGTACTGGACGTCGAAGTGTCGGGGTTCGCAGACGAGGTAGCGCCGGCGACGCGGCACACGGGGGTCGGGCACGAAGGGGTTCCTCCGCTTCCTGACGATGCGTGACTGAGGGATGACACCACGGTAGGAACTGAGCGAGACGGACGACAAGCGACAAAGGCTGCGTGTGGACGCAGGATCGCTGCGTCCTTCGCGCCCTCAGCGCATGCCTGCTGCGCGATCCGGGGCCGGCTGGCTCGCCCCGGCCTCCGGACTGTCCGCGATCAGGTGGGACAGCACCATCACGCTGATCGTCTTGCGGATGAACGGCTCCGCACGAATGCGCTCCAGCACCTCCTCGAAGTGCTCCACGTCCCGCGCCCGCACGTGCAGCAACGCGTCCGCGCCCCCCGTCACCGTCATCGCCGCCGTGATCTCCGGATGGTTGCGGACCACCTCCGCCAGCCGCCGCGGCGGCGCCGCCCCCTCGCAGTACACCTCGACGTACGCCTCGGTCCGCCAGCCCAGCGCCGAGGGCCGCACCGTCGCCGTGAACCCGGTGATCACCCCGGTCTCCCGCAGCCGGTCCACCCGGCGCTTGACCGCCGTCGCCGACAGTCCGATCTCCGAGCCGATCTCCGCGAAGGACGTCCGGGCGTTCGCCATCAGCGCGGTGACGATCTTCCGGTCGAGGTCGTCGAACGGCGTGGGCCTGCTGCTCATGTCCCGCACTGTAACCACCGGGCGCCGCCCGCCGTGTCCGGCACGGACGGGCACGCCGGACACGTGTCCGCACGTGCGCATTGCACCTACACTCCACCTTCATGCTGCGCGCCCTCGCCGTCGACGACGAACGTCCCTCGCTGGAGGAACTGGTCTACCTCCTCAACGCCGACCCCCGCATCGCCGGCGCGGAGGGCGCCGGGGACGCCACCGAGGCGCTGCGCCGCATCAACCGGGCCCTGGAGTCCGGGCCCGCCGGTCCCGAGGCCATCGACGTGGTCTTCCTCGACATCCAGATGCCCGGCCTGGACGGGCTGGACCTCGCCCGGCTGCTCACCGGCTTCGCCCGGCCGCCCCTGGTCGTCTTCGTCACCGCCCACGAGGACTTCGCCGTCCAGGCGTTCGACCTGAAGGCCGTCGACTACGTCCTCAAGCCCGTGCGCACGGAACGCCTCGCCGAGGCCGTCCGCCGGGTCGTCGAACGCCGCTCCGCCGAACGGCACGACACCGCGCCCCCGCCCCGCATACCCGTCCACGAACCCGACCCGGACCACATATCCGTCGAACTCGGCGGCGTCACCCGCTTCGTGGCCGTCGACGACATCACCCACGTCGAGGCCCAGGGCGACTACGCCCGACTCCACACCGACAAGGGCAGCCACCTCGTCCGCATCCCGCTCTCCACCCTGGAGGAGCGCTGGCGGGCCCGCGGCTTCGTCCGCATCCACCGCCGCCACCTCGTCGCGCTGCGCCACATCGGCGAACTCCGCCTGGACGCGGGCAGTGTGAGCGTCCTGGTCGGCACCGAGGAACTCCAGGTCAGCCGACGTCACGCCCGCGAACTGCGGGACCTGCTCATGCGGAGGCCGTGACGATGGCCCA
This genomic window contains:
- the ddaH gene encoding dimethylargininase, giving the protein MPDPRVPRRRRYLVCEPRHFDVQYAINPWMRPDAPVDTGLARAQWRALVETYESHGHTVDTVAPVPGLPDMVFAANSALVVEGRVFGSLFHAPERRPESAPYETWFKGAGFEVHHPESVCEGEGDLVPAGRWILAGTGFRTTREAHREVQEHFGVPVVSLTLVDPYFYHLDTALFVLDDGAAGGDGNIAYYPEAFSPGSREVLARLYPHAVRATREDAMAFGLNSVSDGKHVFIAPAATGLADRLAGLGYVPVPVDLSEFHKAGGGIKCCTQEIREIRS
- a CDS encoding LytTR family DNA-binding domain-containing protein; its protein translation is MLRALAVDDERPSLEELVYLLNADPRIAGAEGAGDATEALRRINRALESGPAGPEAIDVVFLDIQMPGLDGLDLARLLTGFARPPLVVFVTAHEDFAVQAFDLKAVDYVLKPVRTERLAEAVRRVVERRSAERHDTAPPPRIPVHEPDPDHISVELGGVTRFVAVDDITHVEAQGDYARLHTDKGSHLVRIPLSTLEERWRARGFVRIHRRHLVALRHIGELRLDAGSVSVLVGTEELQVSRRHARELRDLLMRRP
- a CDS encoding Lrp/AsnC family transcriptional regulator, which encodes MSSRPTPFDDLDRKIVTALMANARTSFAEIGSEIGLSATAVKRRVDRLRETGVITGFTATVRPSALGWRTEAYVEVYCEGAAPPRRLAEVVRNHPEITAAMTVTGGADALLHVRARDVEHFEEVLERIRAEPFIRKTISVMVLSHLIADSPEAGASQPAPDRAAGMR